The genomic window TCTGAGCGGCAGGGCGTCAGGTCGGCGTGACTGCTCGCTCCATCCGCTCGAGCGCCTCGGTCAGGATCGCCTGGGACGTCGCAAAGTTGAGTCGCACGTGGCCGTTGCCGCCGCTGCCGAAGGCGGTGCCGGCGCTGAGGCCGACCCTGGCCCGCTCGGCGAACATCGCTGCCGGCCCGACGCTCATCGTGACCAGCCCCGGAGTCATCTGCGGGTCGTCCACCCCCAGAGCGCGACAGTCCAGCCACGCGAGATAGGTCGCGTCCGGCACCCGGTAGCCGACGGTGGGCAGGTGCTCGGCCAGCAGGTCCGCCAGCAGCCGCCGGTTGCTGTCGAGGCCCGCGATCAGGGCATCGAGCCACATGCCGCCGTCGCGATAGGCGGCGACGTGCGCGATCCCCGCGATGTGACTGGCGCCGTGACCGACCTCCTCGGGCAGCCGGGCCAGGTCGGCGGCCGCCTCCGGGCCGGCGATCGCCAGGGCGCTCTTCAGGCCCGCGAGGTTCCACCCCTTCGAGGCCGACATCAGGGTGAGCGCCCGCTCTCCACCGCGGACACTGAGATAGGGCACGAACGCCTGCCCGGGATAGACCAGTGGTGCGTGGATCTCGTCGACCACGACCCTGACGGCATACTCCTCGGCCAGCGCGGCCACGGCCTCGAGCTCGGCTGCCGTATGCAGGGTGCCGGTCGGGTTGTGCGGACTGCACAGGAGGTATGCCGCGCGCTTGCCCCCACTGGTGGCTGCGGCAAAGGCGCGGGACAGGTGGTCGAGGTCGATGCGGTGCTCGGCGGTCAGCGGGGACTCGACGATCGTGCGGTCCATGCTGCGCACGAAGGAGTAGAACGGGGGATAGACCGGGGAGTTGATGACCACGTTGTCGCCCGGCTCGGTCAGCAGGCGGAGCAGCTCGGTGACGCCGATCATCACGTCCGGGAGGATCGCGGTGTGCTCCACATCGAGGTGCCAGCCCCACCGGTCGACGGCGAACGACGCGAGCGCCTCGGCATAGTCCCGCCCGGTGGCGACATAGCCGCAGTCGCTGCGCGCGACGGCGTCGGAGACGGCGCGGACGATGGGCTCGGCCAGGACCGAGTCCTGCTCGGCGACCCAGAGCGGGAGGACGTCCGACGGGAAGGCGCGCCACTTGGCGCTGGTGCGCTGCGCACGAAGCTCGCGCTCAGTGAGCTGTTCCAAGGGGTTGGTCACGGCGGCCATGACGTCAGGCTATCCCTCAGCAGTTGTGGCGGAGGGTGTGGGATTTGAACCCACGGACGTTTCCGTCGGGCGCTTTCAAGGCGCCTGCACTCGGCCGCTATGCGAACCCTCCAGAGCCCGGCTGGGACCGGACCGCGTCCCATCTTCCCAGAAGTTGGCAGCGGACTCAGCCCGGGTCGGTCGAGGGTGTGCCGACCTGCACAGACGCCTGCGGTCGCGCGCCTCACGTCGCGGCTCAGGGAGCAGCATTTCGGCCTGGATGCTGCTAACGTTGACCCTGTTGCAGTTGCAGTTCCTCGCAGGACGAACATGAGTCAAGCCCATGGGCACGACGGATGGTCAGCAGGTCGGGCATGGTCCCGGTAGTGGGGGGTTTCACCTGGACCGGCCCCCACGAGGTGTGGGGGTTGTTCGATCAGTAGAGAGAGAATGTCGCATGGCACAGGGAACTGTGAAGTGGTTCAACGCCGAAAAGGGCTTCGGCTTCATCGCTCAGGATGGCGGTGGCCCGGACGTGTTCGTCCACTACTCCGCCATTGAGACCAACGGCTACAAGTCCCTCGAAGAGGCCCAGCGGGTCGAGTTCGAGGTCACCCAGAGCCCCAAGGGCCCGCAGGCCGAGGCCGTCCGCGCAGTCTGAGACTGTCCGGCCGCTGAACCTCAGCGCCAACGCCTGAAACAAGGCCCCCGCATCCGGTTGGACGCGGGGGCCTTGTCATGTCCCGTCATACTCTGGCCATGACCTCACAACCCGACGGTTCGCCGACCCGAGCCGAGTGCCCCCACTGTCACTCGAGCGTCACGCTGAACAACGGTCTCTTCCCGCCACATACCAACATCATGGGCAACCGTTGCCTCGGCCCCTCTGGACGGCAAGCCTCAGCCCCCGCACCGAGAGTCTCCAGCCCCCACATCTCTGCGGCAGAATCGCCGCCCAGGAGCGCGGCATCGGTCACGTCCGGACTCCCTCAGTGGATCAGGAGCAGCGCCAACCTTCCGGCGACGGGTCCGATTGCCTGGGGCCTTGCGCTTTCGCTGTTCGGAACCCTCCTGCTATATATCGGGTTCGACATTTACACCACGGCCGCTTTCGAGTACGCGACCGGCATGGTTGCAGACGAGCCGGGAGCACCGGTGCTCGCCCTCCTCGGCGGACTCTTGTGGGCCGGCGGCGTGATCACGCTCTGCGTGGGTGTGACCCGTCTCGTCGCCAAGGCCGACGTGGCGTATGCCGCCCGAGCCCACAATGGTTCCCAGTAGGCGGCTGCTCAGATCCCGCAAGACGGCGCTCTAGGTCCATTGCGTGGGATCTGGTCCCCCTGGTGGAACGAATCCCACGCAAAGGGCACGCGCCGCCGGGGGTTGAGGTCCATTGCGTGGGATCAGGTCCCTCTGGTGGAACGAATCCCACGCAGTGAGGGCGGGATCAGCAGACGGCGCCGATCTCGGCGAGCTCGTCGGTCTCCTCGGTCGTGGTCTCGGGGGCGTCAGTGCTCACGCCCGGCGCTTCGGTCGTGGGTGTCTCGGCGGAGGGAGCGGCGGTGGTCGGCGTCTCCTCGCCACCGGCCTCGAGCGTCGGCTCGGGCTGCGGACGCAGGGCCAGCCAGACCTCACGGCGGATCGCGGTGAAGTCCGGGTCAGCGGTGTTGGTGTTCTTGGACGTGAACGGCAGGCTCTTCATCGTGCCGCCCTGCACCCGCTCGGTCAGCTCGGCCCATGCCGGCAGCTCGGACGGGTCGATGTCGGCCGTCAGGTTGTCGCCGGCCACGGCCACGATCGCCGGATAGCGCTGGAGCAGCGTGAGCGGGTTGACCTGGTCGACCAGGGCCGCCACGACGCAACGCTGACGGCGCATTCGCGAGAAGTCGTCGGTGGTCACGCGAGAGCGGGAGTACCACAGCGCCTCGTAACCATCGAGGTGCTGCGGGCCGAGCTCGAACCAGCCGCTCTCGGTGCCCTCGATCAGGTGCGAGTGTCCCTCGGCGTCGGTCCAGGTCTTGCCGCCGATCGGCAGCCGCTCCTGCACGTCGATGTCGACCCCACCCATCGCGTCGACCAGCGCCTCGAAGCCCGCGAGGTCGATGATGACGGTGTAGTGGATCGGCTGACCGATGATGGTCGAGAGCACCTGACGCGTGGCGGTCTGGCCCGGGTTGGGGTCACCGGCGAACCAGCCGGGGTTCTCTTCGTGCAGGTCGACCGCCGCGGTCCAGATGCCGTTCATCAGGCACTCGCTGCCACAGTCATAGGCCGGGCCGTAGGCCTTGTAGAGCGGGCTGTTGGTGGGGATCGGGACGTTCTGCAGATTCCGGGGGATGCCGAACAGCACCATGTCGCCAGTGACCGTGTCGATGCTGGCGATCATCATCGAGTCGGTGCGCACCCCGTCCCGGTTGTCGCCGGCGTCCGAGCCCAGCAGCAGCACATTGACCCGCGGCACGTTCGCCCAGGGGTCCGGGTGCTCCAGGTCGGGGCCCACCGAGGGGCTGCTCGGACTGTCGCGGCGGTCGGCAGCGCCGGTGAAGATGTCGTCGACGGCGTCGGTGTGCGCGTCGATATAGCGCAGCCCCACCGCTGTCGGTGCGGCGATGACCAGGCACATCAGGCCGGTGAAGAGAGTGAGGCCGCCCCGCTGCCCAGGCGACATCCGCCGCGGTCGCGCGGTGAGCGCGGTCAGCACGATGGAGGCGATCCAGATCACGCCGCCGACGATCATGACGATCCCCAGCGTCCTGAGCAGGTCCGGTCGGGCCGCCAGGTCCAGCGCGGACCGGAAGGCCCCGTTGCGGAAAGGGTAGTAGAGCGCTGCCAGGCCAGAGCCGAGCGCCAGGATCAGCAACGGCACGCCGATGAGCCGACGCCGGGTCAGCACCAGCCCGGCGCCCGGGAGCACGGTGCCGAGGGCGGTCAGCCCATAGGCCCGACCCACGCCCTTGTTGGTCTGGGCGGCCAGGCGCTCCGCGCGCGTCGGGTGGACCGTCGCCGAGCGACCGTCGTCCTCCGAGTCGTCCCACTGGTTGCGGGCAGGCTCGCGCCGACTCGGTTGAGGACCGGGCCGGCGACGGCGTCGGGCCGCGCCGTCCCCCTGGTTGTCGTTGCTCATGCGTCCCTTCCACAGGATGTGGCCATTGTGTAGCAGACGCAGTGACATCGCCAAGATGTGGTGGCGCTGGACTGCGGATCACCAGACGTGCCCGCCCCCCCGACGGGTCGTGCTGGTGGGTCATAGTTTGGCGAAGCCGCCCCGCCGCAGGTAACCTGACAGCCGTTCCGCGGCAGGTTTCTCCCGGGGACTGGAGGCGTCGCCTAGTCTGGTCTATGGCGCCCGCCTGCTAAGCGGGTTTGGGGCTACAACCCCATCGAGGGTTCAAATCCCTCCGCCTCCGCCGCAGCGCGTCACACTCGACGCGCCCCAGCAGATGAGCAGGACCCTCGGGCAACCGGGGGTCTTTCTCGTGTCCAGGTGGCGCTGCGCTGGTGCCGTTGTCACCGGCTCGGCTCACACCGGCTTCCCGCCGCTGGGATCGACGTCCTCGGGCTCACCGGCCTCGTCGGAGGCGTCGGTGTCTTCCTTCTCCTCCTGCGCTTCCCCGGCCTCGCCGTGGAGCACGCGCTCCTCCATGTCATCGACCAGCTCGGCGAGGTCGCTGCCCGGTGGGGTCGGCTGTTCCGCGAGCAGCGCCGGCTCAGCGCCGGTCTCAGGGGTCCGGGACTCCGCGTTTGTCATCAGGGTGCCTCCTTGTGAGTTGATGAATCGTCCCAACGATTCCTGAATGCCACCTGCAGGTCCGCAGGGAGCAGATCGGCCACGGCCCCGCGCAGCAGGGCACGGAACCGTGGCTCGGCAAAGGTGTGGACGTGCGCACGGATCAGGTCGGCGTCCCACCCCCGATCGCGCGCCGCACCCACAGCCGCCCGTATGTCGCCAGGCACCGCCGCGTCGAAGAAGAGTCCGGTCTGGCCCTCGCGCACGGTGTCGAGGTAGCCACCGGCACGCAGCGCCAGCACCGGCTTGCCGAAGGCGCCGGCCTCCAACGGGGTCAACCCGAAGTCCTCCCGGGAGGGGGCGATCAGGGCTGTTGCGCCGGCATACGCCCACCGCATCTGGGCGTCACTGAGGTCCTGGACGAACCGCACGTTGGGGGTGGCGACCGCGGCCAGCTCCTCACGCAGCGGTCCAGCGCCGACGACGAGCAAGCGATCCTGGGGCAGCTGGGCAAACGCGGCGACGACCTGGTCGACGTTCTTGTAGGGCAGCAACCTCGACACGACCAGGTGGTAGCCGTCGGGAGCCCAGTCCACGATGCCGGGGATCTCGTCGCGATCGCCCTCGGGAGAGACGCCGTGCGGGGGTGGCAGGACGTCGGCGTCGATGCCATAGACGTCGGCGATGCGCTGGCGGATCACGGTCGAGTTGGCGAGGTAGCGGTCGGCCTGCGAGGCCGCCCGGTGGTCCCACCGTTCCAGCGGCGCACGCAGGGCCTTGACGGCCGCTGACTTGAGGCGGGCGCGGGGCCCCGTGCCGACATACTCGTCCGTCAGATAGAGCCAGCGGGCGGGGGAGTGGCAGTAGACGAGCTTGGGGCCGCGGGTCTGGAAGCCGTGCGCCCAACCGCTGGAGGAGACGACCACGACGTCCTCCTCGATCTCCACGCGGGAGGACGCACCGGCCAGCAGGGGCAGCGCCAGGCGATGGCGTCGGCGCAGGAACGGCACCTTGTTGAGCGGGGTGACCACGATGTCGAGGTCGGCGAACTCGGGATAGGTGCCCTCTGGGTGGTAGAGCGTGGTGTAGATGCGCGCCCCGGGGAAGGCGCGCGCCATCGCCAGGACCACCCGCTCGGCGCCGCCGCGCTGAGTCAGGTAGTCGTGCGCGATCGCGATGGACGGCCCCGAGTCCACGCGATCAACTCAGTCGTTGCGTGAGCGTGTCGAGCTCGTCGGCCAGCTGCTGCGGCAGGGAGTCACCGAACTTGTCGAACCACTCCTGGATCAGCGGCAGCTCCTCGCGCCACTCGGCAGGGTCGACCGCGATGGCTGCGGCCAGCTCGTCGGCAGTCAGGTCGAGGTCGCTGGTGTCCAGGTCCTCCGCGCGCGGGGTGAGCCCGATCGGGGTCTCCTCGGCGCCGGCACTGCCCTCGAGGCGTTCGACGATCCACTTCAGGACACGCGTGTTCTCGCCGAAGCCGGGCCAGAGGAACGCGCCGTCGTCGGACTTGCG from Ornithinimicrobium cryptoxanthini includes these protein-coding regions:
- a CDS encoding MalY/PatB family protein, producing the protein MAAVTNPLEQLTERELRAQRTSAKWRAFPSDVLPLWVAEQDSVLAEPIVRAVSDAVARSDCGYVATGRDYAEALASFAVDRWGWHLDVEHTAILPDVMIGVTELLRLLTEPGDNVVINSPVYPPFYSFVRSMDRTIVESPLTAEHRIDLDHLSRAFAAATSGGKRAAYLLCSPHNPTGTLHTAAELEAVAALAEEYAVRVVVDEIHAPLVYPGQAFVPYLSVRGGERALTLMSASKGWNLAGLKSALAIAGPEAAADLARLPEEVGHGASHIAGIAHVAAYRDGGMWLDALIAGLDSNRRLLADLLAEHLPTVGYRVPDATYLAWLDCRALGVDDPQMTPGLVTMSVGPAAMFAERARVGLSAGTAFGSGGNGHVRLNFATSQAILTEALERMERAVTPT
- a CDS encoding cold-shock protein; its protein translation is MAQGTVKWFNAEKGFGFIAQDGGGPDVFVHYSAIETNGYKSLEEAQRVEFEVTQSPKGPQAEAVRAV
- a CDS encoding LCP family protein — translated: MSNDNQGDGAARRRRRPGPQPSRREPARNQWDDSEDDGRSATVHPTRAERLAAQTNKGVGRAYGLTALGTVLPGAGLVLTRRRLIGVPLLILALGSGLAALYYPFRNGAFRSALDLAARPDLLRTLGIVMIVGGVIWIASIVLTALTARPRRMSPGQRGGLTLFTGLMCLVIAAPTAVGLRYIDAHTDAVDDIFTGAADRRDSPSSPSVGPDLEHPDPWANVPRVNVLLLGSDAGDNRDGVRTDSMMIASIDTVTGDMVLFGIPRNLQNVPIPTNSPLYKAYGPAYDCGSECLMNGIWTAAVDLHEENPGWFAGDPNPGQTATRQVLSTIIGQPIHYTVIIDLAGFEALVDAMGGVDIDVQERLPIGGKTWTDAEGHSHLIEGTESGWFELGPQHLDGYEALWYSRSRVTTDDFSRMRRQRCVVAALVDQVNPLTLLQRYPAIVAVAGDNLTADIDPSELPAWAELTERVQGGTMKSLPFTSKNTNTADPDFTAIRREVWLALRPQPEPTLEAGGEETPTTAAPSAETPTTEAPGVSTDAPETTTEETDELAEIGAVC
- a CDS encoding glycosyltransferase, which codes for MDSGPSIAIAHDYLTQRGGAERVVLAMARAFPGARIYTTLYHPEGTYPEFADLDIVVTPLNKVPFLRRRHRLALPLLAGASSRVEIEEDVVVVSSSGWAHGFQTRGPKLVYCHSPARWLYLTDEYVGTGPRARLKSAAVKALRAPLERWDHRAASQADRYLANSTVIRQRIADVYGIDADVLPPPHGVSPEGDRDEIPGIVDWAPDGYHLVVSRLLPYKNVDQVVAAFAQLPQDRLLVVGAGPLREELAAVATPNVRFVQDLSDAQMRWAYAGATALIAPSREDFGLTPLEAGAFGKPVLALRAGGYLDTVREGQTGLFFDAAVPGDIRAAVGAARDRGWDADLIRAHVHTFAEPRFRALLRGAVADLLPADLQVAFRNRWDDSSTHKEAP